One Manihot esculenta cultivar AM560-2 chromosome 18, M.esculenta_v8, whole genome shotgun sequence genomic window carries:
- the LOC110608250 gene encoding proline-rich protein 36-like, with the protein MKIASSFSPLYVLLFSSLWHLSLSLSDFEVSAIAHRQLLSLKQNDDLTHDFEYSIKLNITFANNRLKRAYIALQAWKKAIYSDPFNSTTNWVGCDVCAYNGVFCAEALDVPKQTVVAGIDLNHDDIAGFLPVELGLLTEISLFHINSNRFCGIIPKSFSKLALLYELDVSNNRFVGSFPTVVLSLPSLRYLDLRYNNFEGKLPDGLFRKELDALFLNNNRFTSTIPETLGSSPASVVVVANNNLTGCIPCSIGNMANTLNEIIFLNNNLSGCLPSEIGKLGKLTVLDVSSNTFTGALPKSFKDLGKLEVFDVSHNILTGFVPESICGLPNLENFTFSYNYFNGEAPVCQKPSRKDFIRDDTGNCLPDRQKQKPQKTCHPIVSKPVDCSKAKCGGPSLGHSPATKLHPHPSPIHKKSQHQDHHHHHHHHHQSHHRHHHHQDHHRPPLSHIQSQPPSSSPPTTPKAQLPTPMQVSSPPITVTTPPAPTPSSDPHEEAPYGHMKSPPPAVHSPPQAIQSPPSAAQSPPLQTQSSSPLQSPPSSQSLPSAAQPISSQTPSTQSPSPVQSQPSSQSPLSPAQPTSSPTPSTQSPSPVQSPPSSQSPPSSAQPVSSPTPSTQSPYPIQSAQTGQSQPSQAQPVSSPTPSTQSPSPVQSSPSSPCPPSPAQAVSSPTPSTQSSSPGQSSPSSPSPPSPAQPVSSPTPSTQSTSSAQSPPSSESPPSPAQPVSSPTPSTQSPSPIQSPPSLTQPASSPTPSTQFPSPVQSAQTGQSPPSQAQPISSPITSTQSPSSAQSLPSEESTPSPTQPQSSPTPATQSPPSQEQPTSSPTPSTQSPPSSESPPSPAQPVSSPTPSTQSPSPVQSPPSSESPPSPAEPVSSPTPSTQSPSPVQSPPSSQSPPSPTQTVSSPTPSTQSPSPVQSSPSSQSPASPAQPVSSPTPSTQSPSPVQSPPSSQSPPSSAQPASSPTPSIQSPSPVQSPPSSQSLPSPAQPVSSPTPSTQSPSPVQSPPSSESPPSPAQPVSSPIPSTQSPSPVQSAQTGQSPPSQAQPISSPATSIQSPSSAQSPPSEESTPSPTQPTSSPTPATQSSSPIQSPSSTAQPVSSPIPSTQSPSSVQSSPSSPSPPSPAQPMSSPTPSTQSPSPVQSAQTGQSPPSQAQPVSSPIASIQSPSSAQSLPSKESTPSPVQPTSSPTPATQSSSPVQSPPSPAQPVSSPIPSTQSPSPVQSSPSSQSPASPAQPLSSPTPSTQSPSPVQSSPSSDSPPSPAQPVSSPTPSTQSPSPVQSPPSSESPPSPAQPVSSPTPSTQSPSPVQSPPSSESPPSPAQPVSSPTPSTQSPSPVQSPPSSESPASPAQPVSSPTSSTQSPSPVQSPPSSESPPSPAEPVSSPTPSTQSPSPVQSPPSSESPPSPTQPVTSLTPSTQSPSPVQSPPSSQSPPSPTQTVSSPTPSTQSPSPVQSSPSSQSPASPAQPVSSPTPSTQSPSPVQSSPSSESPPSPAQPVSSPTPSTQSPSPVQSPPSSESPPSPAQPVSSPTPSTQSPSPVQSPPSSESPPSPAQPVSSPTPSTQSPSPVQSPPSSESPASPAQPVSSPTSSTQSPSPVQSPPSSESPPSPAEPVSSPTPSTQSPSPVQSPPSSESPPSPTQPVTSPTPSTQSPSPVQSPPSSQSPPSPTQTVSSPTPSTQSPSPVQSSPSSQSPASPAQPVSSPTPSTQSPSPVQSSPSSESPPSPAQPVSSPTPSTQSPSPVQSPPSSESPPSPAQPVSSPTPSTQSPSPVQSPPSSESPPSPAQPVSSPTPSTQSPSPVQSPPSSESPPSPAEPVSSPTPSTQSPYPVQSPPSSQSPPSPTQTVSSPTPSTQSPSPVQSSPSSQSPASPAQPVSSPTPSTQSPSPVQSSPSSESPSSPAQPVSSPTPS; encoded by the coding sequence ATGAAGATCGCCAGCTCATTCTCTCCACTCTATGTTCTCCTCTTCTCTTCCCTTTGGCATCTCTCTTTATCTTTATCTGATTTTGAAGTCTCCGCAATTGCTCATCGCCAACTCTTGTCTCTTAAACAAAATGATGACTTGACCCATGACTTTGAATATTCCATAAAACTTAATATTACCTTCGCAAATAACAGGCTTAAAAGAGCATACATTGCTCTTCAAGCATGGAAAAAGGCCATATATTCTGATCCATTCAATTCTACAACAAATTGGGTGGGTTGTGATGTTTGTGCTTACAATGGTGTCTTTTGTGCCGAGGCTCTTGATGTTCCTAAGCAAACAGTCGTTGCTGGGATTGACCTTAACCATGATGACATTGCTGGCTTTCTTCCTGTAGAGTTGGGCCTATTGACAGAGATTTCATTATTCCATATCAACTCCAATCGTTTTTGTGGCATTATTCCCAAAAGCTTCTCCAAGTTAGCCCTTCTGTATGAACTAGATGTTAGCAACAATCGATTTGTTGGCTCATTCCCAACAGTTGTTTTATCGTTGCCTTCACTCAGGTACCTTGACCTTCGGTACAACAATTTTGAAGGTAAATTGCCAGATGGGCTTTTTCGGAAGGAACTTGATGCTTTGTTCTTGAATAACAACAGATTCACATCAACCATTCCTGAAACTCTGGGTTCATCTCCTGCTTCTGTTGTGGTGGTCGCCAATAACAACCTCACTGGCTGCATTCCATGCAGCATAGGAAATATGGCTAATACattaaatgaaataatatttttaaataacaatCTTTCGGGTTGTTTACCATCTGAGATTGGAAAGCTTGGGAAACTAACAGTTCTTGACGTTTCTTCAAATACATTTACTGGGGCATTGCCCAAGTCTTTCAAAGATCTTGGAAAGTtggaggtatttgatgtttcaCACAACATATTAACAGGTTTTGTTCCTGAGAGCATTTGTGGCTTGCCTAACCTGGAGAACTTCACATTTTCATATAATTACTTCAATGGAGAGGCACCAGTATGCCAGAAACCAAGTAGGAAGGACTTTATTCGGGATGATACAGGTAATTGTTTACCTGACAGACAGAAACAAAAGCCCCAAAAAACTTGTCATCCAATTGTAAGCAAACCAGTCGATTGCAGCAAGGCAAAGTGTGGAGGACCATCATTGGGACATTCTCCAGCAACCAAGCTACATCCGCACCCTTCACCAATACACAAGAAATCACAACATCAAGATCATCATCATCACCATCACCACCACCATCAAAGTCACCACCGTCACCACCACCATCAAGATCACCACCGTCCACCTCTAAGTCACATCCAGTCACAACCACCATCAAGCTCACCACCAACCACACCTAAGGCGCAACTACCAACACCAATGCAGGTTTCTAGTCCACCCATAACAGTAACAACACCTCCGGCGCCAACACCAAGTAGTGATCCTCACGAAGAGGCTCCCTATGGTCACATGAAATCTCCACCCCCAGCAGTCCACTCTCCACCACAAGCAATACAATCCCCACCATCCGCTGCCCAGTCTCCACCGCTCCAAACACAATCCTCATCTCctcttcaatccccaccatctaGCCAATCTCTGCCAAGTGCAGCACAACCTATATCATCTCAAACACCTTCAACACAATCTCCATCTCCTGTTCAATCCCAACCATCTAGTCAATCTCCACTAAGTCCAGCACAACCTACATCATCTCCAACACCTTCAACACAATCTCCATCTCCTGTTCAATCCCCGCCATCTAGCCAATCTCCACCAAGTTCAGCGCAACCTGTGTCATCTCCAACACCTTCAACCCAATCCCCATATCCTATCCAATCCGCACAAACTGGACAATCCCAACCAAGCCAAGCACAACCAGTCTCATCTCCAACACCTTCAACACAATCCCCATCTCCCGTCCAATCCTCACCATCTAGCCCATGTCCACCAAGTCCAGCACAAGCTGTGTCATCTCCAACACCTTCAACACAATCCTCATCTCCTGGCCAATCCTCACCATCTAGCCCATCTCCACCAAGTCCAGCACAACCTGTGTCATCTCCAACACCTTCAACACAATCCACATCTTCTGCCCAATCCCCACCATCTAGCGAATCTCCACCAAGTCCAGCGCAACCTGTCTCATCTCCAACACCATCAACACAATCTCCATCTCCTATCCAATCCCCACCAAGTCTAACACAACCTGCATCATCTCCAACACCTTCAACACAATTTCCATCTCCTGTCCAATCCGCACAAACTGGACAATCCCCGCCAAGCCAAGCACAACCTATCTCATCTCCTATAACTTCAACACAATCTCCATCATCCGCACAATCCCTACCATCGGAAGAATCTACACCAAGCCCAACACAACCTCAATCATCTCCAACACCTGCAACACAATCTCCACCAAGCCAAGAACAACCTACATCATCTCCAACACCTTCAACACAATCCCCACCATCTAGCGAATCTCCACCAAGTCCAGCGCAACCTGTGTCATCTCCAACACCTTCAACCCAATCCCCATCTCCTGTCCAATCCCCACCATCTAGCGAATCTCCACCAAGTCCAGCGGAACCTGTGTCATCTCCAACACCTTCAACCCAATCCCCATCTCCTGTCCAATCCCCACCATCTAGCCAATCTCCACCAAGTCCAACGCAAACGGTGTCATCTCCAACACCTTCAACACAATCCCCATCTCCTGTCCAATCCTCACCATCTAGCCAATCTCCAGCAAGTCCAGCGCAACCGGTGTCATCTCCAACACCTTCAACACAATCCCCATCTCCTgttcaatccccaccatctaGCCAATCTCCACCAAGTTCAGCACAGCCTGCGTCATCTCCAACACCTTCAATACAATCCCCATCTCCTGTCCAATCCCCACCATCTAGCCAATCTCTACCAAGTCCAGCGCAACCTGTGTCATCTCCAACACCTTCTACACAATCCCCATCTCCTGTCCAATCCCCACCATCTAGCGAATCTCCACCAAGTCCAGCGCAACCTGTGTCATCTCCAATACCTTCAACACAATCCCCATCTCCTGTCCAATCCGCACAAACTGGACAATCCCCACCAAGCCAAGCACAACCTATCTCATCTCCTGCAACTTCAATACAATCTCCATCGTCCGCACAATCCCCACCATCAGAAGAATCTACACCAAGCCCAACACAACCTACATCATCTCCCACACCTGCAACACAATCTTCATCGCCAATACAATCTCCATCCAGCACAGCACAACCAGTCTCATCTCCAATTCCTTCAACACAATCTCCATCTTCCGTCCAATCCTCACCATCTAGCCCATCTCCACCAAGTCCAGCACAACCTATGTCATCTCCTACACCTTCAACACAATCCCCATCTCCTGTCCAATCCGCACAAACGGGCCAATCTCCACCAAGCCAAGCACAACCTGTCTCATCTCCTATAGCTTCAATACAATCTCCATCGTCCGCCCAATCCTTACCATCTAAAGAATCTACACCAAGCCCAGTACAACCTACATCATCTCCCACACCTGCAACACAATCTTCATCGCCTGTACAATCTCCACCAAGCCCAGCGCAACCAGTCTCATCTCCAATTCCTTCAACACAATCCCCATCTCCTGTCCAATCCTCACCATCTAGCCAATCTCCAGCAAGTCCAGCGCAACCTTTGTCATCTCCAACACCTTCAACACAATCCCCATCTCCTGTCCAATCCTCACCATCTAGCGACTCTCCACCAAGTCCAGCGCAACCTGTGTCATCTCCAACACCTTCTACACAATCCCCATCTCCTGTCCAATCCCCACCATCTAGCGAATCTCCACCAAGTCCAGCGCAACCTGTGTCATCTCCAACACCTTCAACCCAATCCCCATCTCCTGTCCAATCCCCACCATCTAGCGAATCTCCACCAAGTCCAGCACAACCTGTGTCATCTCCAACACCTTCAACCCAATCCCCATCTCCTGTCCAATCCCCACCATCTAGCGAATCTCCAGCAAGTCCAGCGCAACCTGTGTCATCTCCAACATCTTCAACACAATCCCCATCTCCTGTCCAATCCCCACCATCTAGCGAATCTCCACCAAGTCCAGCAGAACCTGTATCATCTCCAACACCTTCAACCCAATCCCCATCTCCTGTCCAATCCCCACCATCTAGCGAATCTCCACCAAGTCCAACGCAACCTGTGACGTCTCTAACACCTTCAACACAATCCCCATCTCCTGTCCAATCCCCACCATCTAGCCAATCTCCACCAAGTCCAACGCAAACTGTGTCATCTCCAACACCTTCAACACAATCCCCATCTCCTGTCCAATCCTCACCATCTAGCCAATCTCCAGCAAGTCCAGCGCAACCTGTGTCATCTCCAACACCTTCAACACAATCCCCATCTCCTGTCCAATCCTCACCATCTAGCGAATCTCCACCAAGTCCAGCGCAACCTGTGTCATCTCCAACACCTTCTACACAATCCCCATCTCCTGTCCAATCCCCACCATCTAGCGAATCTCCACCAAGTCCAGCGCAACCTGTGTCATCTCCAACACCTTCAACCCAATCCCCATCTCCTGTCCAATCCCCACCATCTAGCGAATCTCCACCAAGTCCAGCACAACCTGTGTCATCTCCAACACCTTCAACCCAATCCCCATCTCCTGTCCAATCCCCACCATCTAGCGAATCTCCAGCAAGTCCAGCGCAACCTGTGTCATCTCCAACATCTTCAACACAATCCCCATCTCCTGTCCAATCCCCACCATCTAGCGAATCTCCACCAAGTCCAGCAGAACCTGTATCATCTCCAACACCTTCAACCCAATCCCCATCTCCTGTCCAATCCCCACCATCTAGTGAATCTCCACCAAGTCCAACGCAACCTGTGACATCTCCAACACCTTCAACACAATCCCCATCTCCTGTCCAATCCCCACCATCTAGCCAATCTCCACCAAGTCCAACGCAAACTGTGTCATCTCCAACACCTTCAACACAATCCCCATCTCCTGTCCAATCCTCACCATCTAGCCAATCTCCAGCAAGTCCAGCGCAACCTGTGTCATCTCCAACACCTTCAACACAATCCCCATCTCCTGTCCAATCCTCACCATCTAGCGAATCTCCACCAAGTCCAGCGCAACCTGTGTCATCTCCAACACCTTCTACACAATCCCCATCTCCTGTCCAATCCCCACCATCTAGCGAATCTCCACCAAGTCCAGCGCAACCTGTGTCATCTCCAACACCTTCAACCCAATCCCCATCTCCTGTCCAATCCCCACCATCTAGCGAATCTCCACCAAGTCCAGCACAACCTGTGTCATCTCCAACACCTTCAACCCAATCCCCATCTCCTGTCCAATCCCCACCATCTAGCGAATCTCCACCAAGTCCAGCGGAACCTGTGTCATCTCCAACACCTTCAACCCAATCCCCATATCCTGTCCAATCCCCACCATCTAGCCAATCTCCACCAAGTCCAACGCAAACGGTGTCATCTCCAACACCTTCAACACAATCCCCATCTCCTGTCCAATCCTCACCATCTAGCCAATCTCCAGCAAGTCCAGCGCAACCGGTGT